Proteins encoded together in one uncultured Fibrobacter sp. window:
- a CDS encoding FISUMP domain-containing protein, with protein MRILPVALILFGGVGAFAFVEKMPDFKDKRDGRVYKTVQIGNQRWFAENLRFNVKGSWCYDNRDYNCETYGRLYNWAMAMRLVDFYNNHSIADIDFTKKDWKTYHDACPAGWRLPANKDWVTLKRYVGRIGKSDGVGLSLKSPEMWEKELRVPAGSDEFGFNALPAGVRNEYTGFMDLKTSAQFWSSSEIDNVGAIYWGLLYDSRAFDKIYASKDDGASIRCIENKAYPFREPPPPPRPKVIPQVVNVQNKAVLTIHIGDQVWMVNNLNVKVPGSYCYDDREENCERFGRLYTWEAATNITEKSKMKDVCPNGWHVPTSLDFYRLNIYLKDIDDAVGVGTNLRARETWLESDLALMGENGFGFTALASGVRDSADTISAYSGIGTFTGFWSVNELDSSRAIVWTLPNNNDDFVMDSSLKSRAYPVRCLMNPPDIDEIYDSTSIYDKRDDNRYKTLAVGEDVWMAENLRFAAPGSFCYEDKDIRCRNYGRLYPWHVAMRLPEDFIENSLDSVSQGAVLEEHQGICPDGWHIPRQEEWTRLGQFAINKRKGLAAALKSREGWAQGNMTKNNNASGFNALPAGIRFRNDGEYTELGTSAYFWAAEGGAGSGAAYWYVVSSKDDFKNEEDFDGNAYSLRCVKNKVPPKEAAPENNAAAQPPATTETQTQQQ; from the coding sequence ATGAGAATTTTACCGGTTGCTTTGATTTTGTTTGGGGGCGTGGGGGCTTTTGCCTTTGTCGAAAAAATGCCTGATTTCAAGGATAAACGCGATGGCCGCGTGTATAAGACGGTGCAGATCGGTAACCAACGTTGGTTTGCCGAGAATTTGCGTTTTAACGTGAAGGGGAGTTGGTGCTATGACAATCGCGACTACAACTGCGAAACATACGGCAGGTTGTACAATTGGGCGATGGCGATGCGACTGGTGGATTTTTATAACAACCACTCCATTGCTGACATCGATTTTACCAAAAAGGACTGGAAAACGTACCATGATGCCTGCCCTGCGGGGTGGCGTTTGCCTGCCAATAAGGACTGGGTGACTCTAAAGCGTTATGTAGGGCGAATCGGCAAGAGTGATGGCGTCGGTTTGAGCCTTAAGTCTCCTGAAATGTGGGAAAAGGAACTGCGTGTGCCGGCGGGTTCCGACGAATTCGGCTTTAATGCTTTGCCGGCGGGTGTGCGTAACGAGTATACCGGTTTTATGGATTTGAAAACTTCGGCCCAGTTCTGGTCTTCGTCCGAAATAGATAACGTGGGGGCGATTTACTGGGGCTTGCTCTACGATTCAAGGGCTTTTGATAAGATCTACGCCTCCAAGGATGACGGGGCCTCTATCCGCTGTATCGAAAACAAGGCGTACCCCTTTAGGGAGCCGCCTCCTCCGCCTCGCCCGAAGGTGATTCCGCAGGTGGTCAATGTGCAGAACAAGGCCGTGCTCACGATTCATATTGGCGATCAGGTGTGGATGGTCAATAACCTGAATGTGAAGGTGCCGGGTAGCTACTGCTACGACGACCGGGAAGAAAATTGTGAACGGTTCGGGCGTCTTTACACGTGGGAGGCTGCCACCAATATTACGGAAAAGTCGAAGATGAAGGATGTGTGCCCCAATGGCTGGCACGTACCGACATCGCTTGATTTTTACAGGCTCAATATTTACCTGAAGGATATTGACGATGCGGTGGGCGTGGGTACGAACCTGCGTGCCCGAGAAACCTGGCTAGAAAGCGACCTTGCGCTTATGGGTGAAAACGGTTTCGGATTTACGGCGTTGGCTTCGGGTGTGCGCGATTCCGCCGATACGATTTCGGCGTATTCTGGAATAGGAACCTTTACGGGATTTTGGTCAGTGAATGAGCTTGATTCGTCGCGGGCGATTGTTTGGACGCTCCCGAATAACAATGACGACTTCGTGATGGATTCGAGTTTGAAGAGTCGGGCGTATCCGGTGCGTTGCTTGATGAATCCGCCCGATATCGATGAAATTTATGATAGTACCTCGATTTACGACAAGCGTGACGATAACCGCTACAAGACTTTGGCCGTGGGCGAGGATGTCTGGATGGCGGAAAACCTGCGCTTTGCCGCTCCGGGGAGCTTCTGTTACGAGGACAAGGATATCCGTTGCCGCAATTACGGAAGGCTTTATCCGTGGCATGTGGCGATGAGACTTCCCGAAGACTTTATCGAGAATTCGCTGGATAGCGTGTCGCAGGGGGCCGTTCTCGAAGAACATCAGGGAATTTGCCCCGATGGATGGCATATCCCGCGACAGGAAGAATGGACTCGGTTGGGGCAGTTTGCAATCAACAAGCGCAAGGGATTGGCTGCTGCTCTTAAGAGCCGCGAAGGCTGGGCTCAGGGGAATATGACTAAGAACAACAATGCGAGCGGCTTTAACGCCTTGCCGGCGGGGATCCGATTCCGCAACGATGGCGAATATACGGAACTTGGAACGAGTGCGTATTTCTGGGCGGCCGAAGGCGGTGCTGGTTCGGGAGCCGCTTACTGGTATGTCGTGAGCAGCAAGGATGATTTCAAGAACGAAGAAGATTTCGACGGGAATGCTTACTCGCTCCGGTGTGTGAAAAATAAGGTGCCACCGAAAGAGGCTGCGCCGGAGAATAATGCTGCTGCGCAACCTCCTGCAACAACAGAAACACAAACGCAACAACAGTAA
- the thiC gene encoding phosphomethylpyrimidine synthase ThiC, whose amino-acid sequence MDSLLKPFMNSRKVYVPGKMYPDIRVGMREILTEDPETPVVTVYDTSGPYSDVDAKLDVTKGIERFREPWIMERGEAEQLDDMTSAYGRARRENHELDHLRFNAEHHPLRAKAGHHLTQLDYARKGIVTKEMEYVAIRENQRLDELQSQGKIQVAGSPITPEFVRDEIAAGRAILPGNINHPECEPMIIGNRFLTKINSNIGNSAITSSIEEEVEKMAWSVRWGADTVMDLSTGKHIHETREWIIRNSPVPIGTVPIYQALEKVNGKAEELTWELYRDTLIEQAEQGVDYFTIHAGLLLEHIPLTAKRTTGIVSRGGSILALWQMRHHQQNFLYTHFREICEILAAYDVAVSLGDGLRPGSLADANDAAQFGELDTLGELTKIAWEYGVQVIIEGPGHVPMHKIQDNMARQLEKCHGAPFYTLGPLTTDIAPGYDHITSAIGAAQIGWYGTAMLCYVTPKEHLGLPDRDDVRAGVVTYKLAAHAADLAKGHFAAQFRDDALSRARFDFRWNDQFALSLDPEKAMEFHDKTLPGSQAKASHFCSMCGPNFCSMRITRAVRNFVATGEVGDV is encoded by the coding sequence ATGGATTCTCTCCTTAAACCTTTTATGAATTCCCGCAAGGTGTATGTTCCGGGGAAAATGTACCCGGACATCCGCGTGGGAATGCGCGAAATTTTGACTGAAGACCCCGAAACGCCTGTCGTGACGGTGTACGATACGAGTGGCCCTTACAGCGATGTAGACGCCAAGCTCGACGTAACGAAGGGGATTGAACGTTTTCGCGAACCCTGGATTATGGAACGTGGTGAAGCCGAACAGCTCGACGACATGACGTCTGCTTATGGCCGCGCCCGCCGCGAAAACCATGAGCTCGACCACCTGCGCTTTAACGCAGAACACCACCCGCTCCGAGCCAAAGCTGGTCATCACCTGACGCAGCTCGATTACGCCCGCAAGGGAATCGTCACCAAGGAAATGGAATACGTGGCCATCCGCGAAAACCAGCGCCTTGATGAATTGCAGTCCCAGGGTAAAATCCAGGTGGCAGGCTCCCCCATTACGCCGGAGTTCGTGCGCGACGAAATCGCCGCGGGCCGCGCAATTCTGCCGGGGAACATCAACCACCCGGAATGCGAACCGATGATTATCGGCAACCGTTTCCTCACCAAAATCAACAGCAACATCGGCAACTCGGCCATCACCTCTTCGATCGAAGAAGAGGTCGAAAAAATGGCTTGGTCGGTACGATGGGGCGCAGACACGGTCATGGACCTTTCCACTGGAAAGCACATCCACGAAACGCGCGAATGGATCATCCGTAACAGCCCCGTACCTATCGGAACGGTGCCTATCTATCAGGCGCTCGAGAAGGTGAACGGCAAGGCCGAAGAACTCACGTGGGAACTGTACCGCGACACGCTCATCGAGCAGGCGGAACAGGGCGTAGACTACTTCACGATTCACGCGGGCCTTTTGCTGGAACACATTCCGCTGACCGCGAAGCGCACCACGGGTATCGTGAGCCGCGGCGGTTCGATTCTTGCCCTTTGGCAGATGCGCCACCACCAGCAAAATTTCTTGTACACGCACTTCCGCGAAATCTGCGAGATTCTTGCCGCCTACGACGTTGCCGTTTCTTTGGGCGATGGCCTGCGTCCGGGGAGCCTCGCCGATGCCAACGACGCGGCCCAGTTCGGAGAACTGGACACGCTCGGCGAGCTCACAAAGATTGCCTGGGAATACGGCGTGCAGGTGATTATCGAAGGCCCGGGCCACGTGCCCATGCACAAGATTCAAGACAACATGGCGCGCCAGCTCGAAAAGTGCCACGGCGCTCCGTTCTACACGCTCGGCCCTCTCACCACCGATATCGCCCCCGGTTACGACCACATTACGTCGGCCATCGGAGCTGCTCAGATCGGCTGGTACGGTACCGCAATGCTCTGCTACGTAACACCCAAGGAACACCTCGGACTCCCCGACCGCGACGACGTGCGCGCCGGTGTGGTCACCTACAAGCTCGCCGCTCACGCGGCCGACCTTGCAAAGGGCCATTTCGCAGCACAGTTCCGCGACGACGCCCTTTCGCGCGCCCGCTTTGACTTCCGTTGGAACGACCAGTTCGCGCTTTCTTTGGACCCCGAAAAGGCCATGGAATTCCACGACAAGACGCTCCCCGGCAGCCAGGCCAAGGCAAGCCACTTCTGCAGCATGTGTGGTCCGAACTTCTGTTCGATGCGCATCACGCGTGCCGTGCGCAACTTTGTGGCCACAGGCGAAGTCGGCGACGTTTAA
- the ilvD gene encoding dihydroxy-acid dehydratase has translation MPKLRSLKTMEGREMAGARALWHATGTKVEDFGKPVICVVNSYTQFVPGHVHLKDLGQVVARAIEAAGGVAKEMNTIAVDDGIAMGHDGMLYSLPSRDLIADSTEYMANAHRADALVCISNCDKVTPGMLMAAMRLNIPAIFVSGGPMEAGHVTTKDGKDRALDLIDAMIDSADNTISDEEVAAIEANACPTCGSCSGMFTANSMNSLTEALGLSLPGNGTIVATHAERKKLFEAAGKRIVELCHQYYDLNDESILPRSIATKEAFENAMRLDIAMGGSSNTVLHLLAVAQEAGVDFTMKDIDRLSRNTPCICKVAPTVHNIHVENVNRAGGIMGILGELDRMGLIHKNAKTVHAATMGEALEVNDLKRNPSAEAKQRYLAGPGRKYNIEAFSQNFMYPDHDLDRANGAIRDGEHAYTKDGGLAVLYGNLAIDGCIVKTAGVDESIWKFTGPAIVFESQEEAVEGILGNKVKAGDVVVIRYEGPKGGPGMQEMLYPTSYLKSRHLGKSCALLTDGRFSGGTSGLSIGHASPEAANKGNIGLVHTGDVIEIDIPNRTINVELTDAELDARRKEMESRGAKAWKPETRNRVVSKALQAYAAMASSADKGAVRDLSLIGIK, from the coding sequence ATGCCGAAACTTCGTTCGCTCAAGACTATGGAAGGCCGCGAAATGGCCGGTGCACGCGCCCTGTGGCACGCAACTGGAACCAAGGTGGAAGACTTTGGTAAGCCCGTGATTTGCGTGGTGAACAGCTACACCCAGTTTGTTCCGGGACACGTTCACCTGAAAGACTTGGGCCAGGTAGTCGCCCGCGCGATCGAAGCTGCCGGCGGTGTCGCTAAGGAAATGAACACCATCGCTGTGGACGACGGTATCGCCATGGGCCACGACGGCATGCTCTACAGCTTGCCCAGCCGCGACCTCATCGCAGACTCTACTGAATACATGGCAAACGCCCACCGCGCCGACGCCCTCGTTTGCATCTCCAACTGCGACAAGGTGACTCCGGGTATGCTCATGGCAGCCATGCGCCTCAACATTCCGGCAATCTTCGTTTCTGGCGGCCCGATGGAAGCTGGCCACGTCACCACGAAGGACGGCAAGGACCGCGCTCTTGACTTGATTGACGCCATGATCGATTCCGCAGACAACACCATCAGCGACGAAGAAGTGGCCGCCATCGAAGCTAACGCTTGCCCGACTTGCGGTTCCTGCTCCGGCATGTTCACTGCAAACTCCATGAACTCCCTTACCGAAGCCCTCGGCCTCAGCCTCCCGGGCAACGGCACCATCGTTGCAACGCACGCCGAACGTAAGAAGCTCTTTGAAGCTGCCGGTAAGCGTATCGTGGAACTCTGTCACCAGTATTACGATTTGAACGACGAAAGCATCCTTCCGCGCAGTATCGCCACGAAGGAAGCCTTCGAAAACGCCATGCGCCTCGACATCGCCATGGGCGGTTCCTCCAACACCGTGCTCCACTTGCTCGCTGTCGCTCAGGAAGCAGGCGTCGACTTCACCATGAAGGACATCGACCGCCTTTCCCGCAACACGCCGTGCATCTGCAAGGTCGCCCCGACCGTTCACAACATCCACGTTGAAAACGTGAACCGCGCCGGTGGCATCATGGGTATTCTCGGTGAACTTGACCGCATGGGCCTCATCCACAAGAATGCAAAGACCGTTCACGCCGCCACCATGGGCGAAGCTCTCGAAGTGAACGACCTCAAGCGTAACCCGAGCGCCGAAGCCAAGCAGCGCTACCTCGCTGGCCCGGGCCGCAAGTACAATATCGAAGCTTTCTCTCAGAACTTCATGTACCCCGACCACGACCTCGACCGCGCTAACGGCGCTATCCGCGATGGCGAACACGCTTATACCAAGGACGGCGGCCTCGCAGTTCTTTACGGCAACCTCGCAATCGACGGCTGCATCGTGAAGACCGCAGGCGTGGACGAATCCATCTGGAAGTTCACCGGTCCGGCAATCGTGTTCGAAAGCCAGGAAGAAGCCGTTGAAGGCATCCTCGGCAACAAGGTGAAGGCTGGCGACGTCGTCGTTATCCGCTACGAAGGCCCGAAGGGTGGCCCCGGCATGCAGGAAATGCTCTACCCGACCTCTTACCTCAAGAGCCGTCACCTCGGCAAGTCCTGCGCCCTCCTTACCGACGGTCGTTTCTCCGGCGGTACGAGCGGCCTCTCCATCGGCCACGCTTCTCCGGAAGCCGCCAACAAGGGTAACATCGGCCTCGTGCACACGGGCGACGTTATCGAAATCGATATTCCGAACCGCACCATCAATGTGGAACTCACCGACGCCGAACTCGACGCCCGCCGCAAGGAAATGGAATCTCGCGGTGCCAAGGCTTGGAAGCCGGAAACCCGCAACCGCGTGGTGTCCAAGGCTCTGCAGGCATACGCTGCCATGGCCTCTTCTGCAGATAAAGGAGCCGTTCGAGATCTTTCCTTGATTGGCATCAAGTAA
- a CDS encoding DUF5662 family protein, giving the protein MFHPIKHFITITKHRNEVIRLCFKAGIGFQGLFHDLSKYSPTEFIPGAKYYMGDQSPNNGERNDKGYSLAWMHHKGRNKHHFEFWYDYEMSTKKLVPMDMPDRYIKEMFCDRVAASKTYNKLTYTQESPLLYLTKSTAREKMTEKTYRKLLYLLKMLAEKGEKETLAFMRRTKVLPETV; this is encoded by the coding sequence ATGTTTCACCCGATAAAACATTTTATAACGATTACTAAGCATCGCAACGAGGTCATTCGTTTGTGCTTTAAGGCGGGAATTGGCTTTCAGGGCTTGTTCCATGACCTTTCAAAGTATAGCCCGACGGAATTTATTCCTGGGGCAAAGTATTATATGGGTGACCAGTCGCCAAACAACGGCGAACGAAACGACAAGGGGTATAGCCTTGCATGGATGCACCACAAGGGTCGCAACAAACACCATTTTGAGTTTTGGTACGACTATGAAATGTCGACTAAAAAACTGGTGCCGATGGATATGCCTGACCGCTACATCAAGGAAATGTTCTGCGATCGCGTGGCCGCCTCCAAAACTTACAACAAATTAACTTATACGCAGGAGTCTCCGCTTTTGTATTTGACTAAAAGCACGGCCCGCGAAAAGATGACGGAAAAGACTTACAGGAAGTTGCTTTACCTCTTGAAAATGCTTGCCGAAAAGGGTGAAAAAGAGACGCTTGCCTTTATGCGACGCACAAAAGTGCTGCCCGAAACGGTCTAA
- a CDS encoding nucleotidyltransferase family protein, with product MGMVLKKTDKLLFELLRFALDTTGELQGFKEAPSDAQWKVIYELAKRQCVRGVAFSGIKKLPENVRPARALLLRWSLDAEAIAGKNKLMDQEGARLTQIFDGAGSKNAVLKGQANARLYPDVLSRQAGDIDIWVEGGRKAVSELLYKLNLLTPETDDHAYSRHHIHLPENKDGITVEVHFKPASGIPFRNGSLQKFLNEEIRKAEKVPEGFYSPSIKFALVMQMAHLQQHFYSGGLGLRQYMDYLMLLRHSTEGDRSAAVAVMKRLSMMHACGAVMWLLQQVFGLEQGLMLCAPDRRRGETLLKLALAFGNFGQYKSKPKNVFVRWFKDRLQALSWLPFDPVNAIFKELKYWRATISLIPKRIKRRRIAL from the coding sequence ATGGGTATGGTTCTGAAAAAGACGGACAAACTCCTGTTCGAACTCTTGCGGTTTGCGCTTGATACGACAGGTGAATTGCAGGGATTTAAAGAGGCTCCCTCTGACGCACAGTGGAAGGTTATTTACGAGCTGGCCAAACGTCAGTGTGTGCGTGGCGTCGCTTTTTCGGGAATCAAGAAACTGCCTGAAAATGTTCGACCTGCAAGGGCTTTGCTTTTGCGCTGGTCGCTCGATGCCGAAGCGATTGCCGGCAAGAACAAACTCATGGATCAAGAAGGCGCGCGCCTGACTCAAATTTTTGATGGTGCCGGCAGCAAGAATGCCGTTTTGAAAGGCCAGGCGAATGCGCGACTTTACCCTGATGTACTTTCGAGGCAAGCAGGCGATATTGATATTTGGGTCGAGGGTGGTCGTAAGGCCGTTTCTGAACTGCTTTATAAATTGAATTTGTTGACCCCGGAAACCGATGATCACGCTTATTCGCGACACCACATTCATCTGCCCGAAAATAAGGACGGAATCACTGTCGAGGTGCATTTTAAACCGGCATCGGGAATCCCGTTCCGCAATGGTTCGTTGCAAAAGTTTTTGAATGAAGAAATCCGCAAAGCCGAAAAGGTGCCCGAGGGCTTTTATTCGCCGTCGATCAAGTTTGCGCTCGTGATGCAAATGGCGCACTTGCAGCAGCATTTTTATAGCGGCGGTCTGGGCCTAAGGCAGTATATGGACTACCTGATGCTGCTTAGGCATTCTACCGAAGGCGATCGTAGCGCAGCGGTAGCTGTCATGAAACGCCTGAGCATGATGCATGCATGTGGTGCTGTAATGTGGCTGCTGCAACAGGTGTTCGGACTAGAACAGGGCTTGATGCTTTGTGCGCCTGACCGCAGGCGTGGCGAAACCCTTTTGAAATTGGCGCTTGCGTTCGGTAATTTTGGTCAGTACAAGTCAAAACCCAAGAATGTTTTTGTTCGCTGGTTCAAGGACCGCCTGCAAGCTCTTTCGTGGCTCCCGTTTGATCCGGTGAATGCGATTTTCAAGGAACTCAAGTACTGGCGTGCGACAATCTCATTGATCCCTAAGCGCATTAAACGCAGGCGTATTGCTTTATGA
- a CDS encoding S24/S26 family peptidase, with product MMQKKDDAMILSEAIRLVGEGLEVTFPVNGRSMRPFIEGGRDSVVLVRPENVNVMDVVLAKTDDGRYVIHRVMEMAGDRVTLMGDGNLQGREHTECKQIYAKVTYVVHPNGYKRSLYTPFIQFVQKMWVSLLPLRRYLLKLYRVYIRIRNF from the coding sequence ATGATGCAAAAGAAAGATGATGCGATGATTCTTTCCGAGGCGATTCGCCTGGTGGGCGAGGGTCTCGAAGTGACCTTCCCGGTGAATGGACGAAGCATGCGCCCGTTTATCGAGGGTGGCCGCGACAGTGTGGTGCTTGTTCGTCCAGAAAACGTGAATGTGATGGATGTGGTGCTCGCCAAAACGGATGACGGCCGCTACGTGATTCACCGCGTTATGGAAATGGCGGGCGACCGTGTAACTTTGATGGGCGATGGCAATTTACAGGGCCGCGAGCATACTGAATGTAAACAAATTTATGCTAAAGTGACCTATGTTGTGCATCCAAATGGTTACAAAAGATCTCTTTACACGCCTTTTATACAATTTGTCCAAAAAATGTGGGTGAGCCTTTTACCTTTGCGTCGTTATTTGCTTAAATTATATAGAGTCTACATTCGAATCCGGAATTTCTAG
- a CDS encoding PqqD family protein, protein MHIKKGFVLREVCGEQVIMGEGVGALDFGKLLCLNETASWLWTRASELGEFTVEALADALCSEYDVAADDALNDVKSIVSQWQNVNVVE, encoded by the coding sequence ATGCACATCAAAAAAGGATTTGTTCTGCGCGAAGTCTGCGGTGAACAGGTAATTATGGGCGAAGGCGTTGGCGCTCTCGATTTCGGGAAGCTCCTTTGCCTGAACGAAACGGCGTCTTGGCTTTGGACGCGTGCAAGCGAACTCGGCGAATTTACCGTCGAAGCGCTTGCCGATGCGCTCTGTAGCGAATACGACGTTGCCGCTGACGATGCCTTGAACGATGTCAAGAGCATTGTTTCGCAGTGGCAAAACGTGAATGTAGTCGAATGA
- a CDS encoding ABC transporter ATP-binding protein, producing the protein MKYLSWLWNRTEGFRLNIALRIVFGVGRISLGLLMVWLSKRFIDETIRTGSQDDIVRMIALLVATVVGAIVLRIVFYYMTNVAMVRQSNRLRLQVFEGLFLRKLYAGAELHSGDVASRLSKDIESVSTTTMETLPQMIVTALQLVGAFLLMRWFDPRLAWALLLLTPVAIVLGKLVSRKLRNMTLAIRERESKIQMQVQEGVEHNVLMRSLESESWVAGRLGDMQQHLESDVLRRTRFTTLSRFALGSAFGLGYLLAFIWGGLGLRDGAITFGMMTSFLQLVGQIQHPILSILNMVPQVVHTTASIDRLEDLEKSKEPESDGTPMALEGSLGVRLENLHFGYAAGRHEVLEGFSHDFEPGSKTAIMGKTGAGKTTLFRLLLGFVRPDSGRMLVYSSSEVCAIGKETRTNFVYVPQGNTLLSGSVRLNLQLAKPDASEQEMLQALHAACADFVLDLPDGLDTEIGERGRGLSEGQAQRIGIARGLLRPGNVWLFDEVSSSLDESTECELFERLFATYPDKTMIFVTHRSAMSEICDEVVRL; encoded by the coding sequence ATGAAATACCTTTCGTGGTTATGGAATAGGACGGAAGGATTCCGCCTGAACATAGCGCTCCGCATTGTATTTGGTGTGGGGCGAATCTCGCTTGGGCTATTGATGGTATGGCTCAGCAAGCGTTTTATAGACGAAACGATTCGCACGGGTAGTCAAGACGATATTGTGCGCATGATTGCTTTGCTTGTGGCGACGGTCGTGGGTGCGATTGTCTTGCGCATTGTTTTTTATTATATGACGAATGTGGCCATGGTCCGCCAATCGAATCGCTTGCGCTTGCAGGTGTTCGAGGGCTTGTTCTTGCGTAAGCTTTACGCGGGGGCTGAACTGCATTCGGGCGATGTGGCGTCTAGGCTTTCGAAAGATATTGAGTCGGTGTCGACCACGACCATGGAAACTTTGCCGCAAATGATTGTGACGGCGCTACAGCTGGTGGGCGCGTTCCTTTTGATGCGCTGGTTTGACCCGCGACTTGCCTGGGCTTTGCTGTTGCTTACGCCGGTGGCGATTGTGCTCGGTAAGCTGGTGTCTCGCAAACTCAGAAACATGACGCTTGCAATTCGTGAACGGGAATCGAAAATCCAGATGCAGGTGCAAGAGGGCGTGGAACACAATGTGCTCATGCGTTCGCTCGAAAGTGAAAGCTGGGTGGCGGGCCGTCTGGGCGACATGCAACAGCACTTGGAAAGCGATGTTTTGCGCCGTACGCGATTTACCACGCTTTCGCGTTTTGCGCTTGGGTCTGCTTTTGGGCTGGGTTATTTGCTAGCCTTTATTTGGGGCGGCCTCGGGCTGCGCGATGGGGCGATTACCTTCGGTATGATGACGTCCTTCTTGCAGCTGGTGGGCCAGATTCAGCACCCGATTCTTTCGATTTTGAACATGGTGCCGCAAGTGGTGCATACCACGGCTAGCATTGACCGCTTGGAAGATCTTGAAAAATCCAAGGAGCCCGAAAGTGACGGAACGCCTATGGCGCTTGAAGGTTCGCTTGGCGTGCGACTCGAGAACTTGCATTTTGGCTATGCGGCGGGCAGGCACGAGGTTCTGGAAGGTTTCAGCCACGATTTTGAGCCTGGTTCCAAGACGGCGATTATGGGCAAAACGGGTGCCGGAAAGACGACGCTGTTCCGGTTGTTGCTCGGCTTTGTAAGGCCCGATAGTGGGCGCATGCTGGTTTATTCAAGTTCCGAGGTGTGTGCGATTGGCAAAGAAACTCGCACGAATTTTGTGTACGTGCCGCAAGGCAATACCTTGCTGAGCGGGAGCGTCCGCCTGAACTTGCAGCTGGCCAAGCCCGATGCGAGCGAACAAGAGATGTTGCAGGCCTTGCATGCGGCCTGTGCCGACTTTGTGCTGGATTTGCCCGATGGCTTGGATACCGAAATCGGCGAGCGCGGTCGCGGCTTGAGCGAGGGCCAAGCGCAGCGAATCGGAATTGCCCGCGGGCTTTTACGGCCTGGGAATGTTTGGCTGTTTGACGAGGTGAGTTCTTCGCTCGATGAATCTACGGAGTGCGAATTGTTCGAAAGGCTGTTTGCGACTTACCCTGACAAGACCATGATTTTTGTGACTCACCGTTCGGCGATGTCTGAAATTTGCGACGAAGTCGTTCGACTTTAA